The following are encoded in a window of Manihot esculenta cultivar AM560-2 chromosome 8, M.esculenta_v8, whole genome shotgun sequence genomic DNA:
- the LOC110621664 gene encoding probable glycosyltransferase At5g03795, producing the protein MGHAWRSSSSSSSSPIKLLLFMAPLVLVSGFVAILGPKFSSLEFLSSHSWLLGFGAADSLNISVPASSHAKENNESRLLDLHPRVAMVGMEVEDHSAEEKKALSDQYSAFNRSSASPPPSSPPPPPVRYFPAVDIQEPNASEEGKQISRNKTSIVSLDLSIKNKHEKEHSSLERLEAALQIARSAIKEAKFGDQWQDPEYVPMGPMYWNSKVFHRSYLEMEKQFKVFVYEEGEPPVFHNGPCKSIYSMEGNFIHRMEMDDHFRTKDPNKAHVYFLPFSVVMMVRFVYVRNSHDFGPIKRTVRDYVGLIAGKYPFWNRSLGADHFMLACHDWGPETSFSVPHLAKNSIRALCNANTSERFNPMKDVSFPEINLQTGTTKGLIGGPSPSRRSILAFFAGGLHGPIRPIILEHWENKDDDMSVHRYLPKGVSYYEMMRKSKFCLCPSGYEVASPRVVEAFYTGCVPVLISDHYVPPFSDVLNWKAFSVEVPVSDIPNLKRILMSISTRQYIRMQRRGQQIRRHFEVNSPPKRYDVYHMILHSIWLRRLNARIYDSPRAITS; encoded by the exons ATGGGGCATGCATGGAGGTCTTCGTCGTCGTCGTCATCATCGCCGATAAAGCTATTGTTGTTCATGGCACCGTTGGTTTTGGTTTCTGGGTTTGTTGCTATTTTGGGTCCGAAATTCTCCAGTTTGGAGTTTTTGTCTAGCCATTCTTGGTTGTTGGGATTTGGTGCAGCTGATTCTTTAAACATTTCTGTGCCAGCTTCTTCACATGCAAAAGAGAATAATGAAAGTAGACTGCTGGATTTGCATCCTAGAGTGGCGATGGTGGGGATGGAAGTAGAAGATCACAGTGCAGAAGAAAAGAAGGCTCTCTCTGATCAATACTCTGCGTTTAACCGCTCTTctgcttctcctcctccttcttctccgCCTCCTCCTCCAGTTCGTTATTTTCCGGCGGTGGACATTCAAGAACCT AATGCAAGTGAAGAAGGCAAGCAAATTTCAAGGAACAAGACTAGTATTGTTTCCCTGGATCTCTCCATAAAAAACAAACATGAAAAAGAGCATTCCAGTTTAGAAAGGCTGGAAGCTGCTCTCCAAATTGCTCGTTCTGCAATTAAAGAAGCTAAATTTGGAGATCAATGGCAAGATCCTGAATATGTTCCAATGGGCCCTATGTATTGGAACTCCAAAGTCTTCCACAG GAGTTACTTAGAAATGGAGAAACAGTTTAAGGTCTTTGTCTATGAAGAAGGGGAGCCACCGGTTTTTCACAATGGTCCTTGCAAGAGTATATACTCCATGGAAGGGAATTTTATTCACAGGATGGAGATGGATGACCATTTTCGCACCAAAGATCCCAACAAGGCACATGTCTATTTCCTGCCCTTCAGCGTAGTCATGATGGTCCGATTCGTCTACGTGCGCAATTCGCATGATTTTGGTCCTATTAAGAGGACCGTGAGAGATTATGTCGGTCTCATTGCTGGAAAATACCCCTTCTGGAATCGAAGCCTTGGGGCCGACCATTTCATGCTTGCTTGCCATGATTGG GGGCCAGAAACTTCATTTTCCGTTCCTCACCTTGCGAAGAACTCGATTCGTGCACTATGCAATGCGAACACATCGGAAAGATTCAATCCCATGAAAGATGTTTCCTTTCCGGAAATCAATCTCCAAACAGGTACTACAAAAGGCTTGATAGGTGGACCATCTCCATCAAGAAGATCAATCTTAGCCTTCTTTGCTGGAGGGCTTCATGGCCCTATAAGGCCAATTATACTTGAGCACTGGGAAAACAAAGATGACGATATGAGTGTCCATCGGTACCTTCCGAAAGGCGTATCTTACTACGAAATGATGAGAAAAAGCAAGTTCTGCCTCTGCCCGAGTGGTTACGAAGTTGCAAGTCCAAGAGTTGTGGAGGCATTTTACACTGGATGTGTGCCGGTGTTGATCTCAGACCACTATGTACCGCCTTTTAGCGACGTTTTGAATTGGAAGGCGTTCTCCGTTGAGGTTCCGGTGAGTGATATCCCTAACTTGAAGAGAATATTGATGAGTATATCAACTAGGCAGTATATTAGAATGCAGAGAAGAGGACAACAAATAAGGAGGCATTTTGAGGTTAACTCTCCACCTAAACGGTACGATGTTTATCATATGATTTTGCATTCTATTTGGCTCAGAAGACTGAATGCTAGAATCTATGATAGCCCACGAGCTATCACCAGTTAA